TGCAATATGCCGATCCGCGATCATGGCTGTTTCAGTATAACGGGGATCGACGACGGTCAGCTTGGCGCCGTTTTTTTGGGCCTCTTTGATGTATGGAATGAGATGCACATTGGTGACCGAGGGATTTCTTCCCCAGAACACGATGTTCTTCGAATGGAGCATGTCCTCGGGCGCGTGCAGTAGACACGCCCCAAAATCGTTTATCTGAGCCGCCTGGAGCGCATCGATGGAAATGCCCCCGGCGGTGACGGTGCTCCCTCCAAGCTGAATCCAGAACACCCGGGGCATAACGAGGTTGAGCAGAGAGAGCGAACCGGAGTATTGGGCCCACAGTGTTGAAAGCGGCCCGCTTTCCTCTCGCGTCGATCTCAACTTGTCCGCCGCAAGATCGAGGGCCTCATCCCAGGAGATACGCTCGAAATCGTCTCCCTTACGCACTAAGGGCGTTTGAAGTCGATCGGGACTCGCATACCGCTTCACATAGGCGTTCCCTTTTGCGCAAAGAAATTTTCGGGTATACGGGTTGCGTGGGTCGGCCTTCTGGGACACGATCTCCCCGTCTTTGACCTGGACCAGAATACTGCATGTACACGGACAGTCGCGTGTGCAAGTAGTGGGTACCTGTTTCTCCATCTCATCGTCCTCCCGGATCTTTGCATTAGCGTGAACGGAGTCTACCATGATGAGTCCTCGAGCATCGGCAAGCCTTTCAATTCAGAGCGTATTACATTATAATTACACCCGGCGTATACCCTTTGTCCAATACCCTTTCGTGTACAACCCGCCGTTCCCGACGCCGGCCTCGGGCAATCCACGAACTCTCGATAGCTCCGATTTCAGGCCCGCCTCAACTGTCACGAAACTTCCCCGTGGACGGTGTAGGCGTTTCCACCCCACGCGTCAGACAACACGTGTTCGAGGAAACGAGATTCCTCCGCAACCGTCTTCCAGCTGATTCGCCCGAAAGTTTCCGGTTAAAGATAGTCCAATCCGCACATTGACAATCCCGAAGTTTTGGGATAAAGAAAGCCTCCTTATTAAACACAAATCCTGTATTAACCTAAGTTCTGAGTCATGTGGAACCGGATCTGCTTTTTGTCGTGCTATGTGGACACGGGACAGAAACAAGCTACATCCCGGGAAACGGTTTTTTTCTCCGGATTCTTTGACCGTGCGGCGGGAAAGTTCACCTTTTCCCGAATTGTCCGAACCGGAAGGATCGGGCGTGGCGCAATGAACACCGGCAAATGAGCGGCAAAGCGCACGCCGATCCAAAATAACTGAATCATAGACTCGATGCTGAGTCTCCTTCGAGAGGATCAAGATGCCAGAAGAACGAATTGCAGTGTATCCCGGCACATTCGACCTATTTACAAATGGACACCTGTCCCTCGTAAAACGAGCCTTGACGTTGTTCGATAAGGTCATTGTGGCCGTCGCGGTCAATCCGGACAAAACACCGCTTTTCACACTCGAGGAGCGGCTTGAAATGATCAGGAAGTCCGTTGAAAGCCTGAACCGGGTCGAGGTGGACGCTTTCGAAGGTTTGACCGTTGAATACGCCAAGAATAAGAACTCGAAGGCCATATTGAGAGGCATTCGAGGCGCGTCCGACTTCGAATACGAGTTCCAGTTGGCGCTTATGAACCGAAGGTTGAGCCGGGAGATCCAGTCGATTTTCTTGATGACGGACTACAAATGGTTCTATATCAGCTCTTCCATGATCAAGGACGCAGCGTTGCTTGGAGGAGATGTTTCCGGCCTGATTC
This genomic window from Deltaproteobacteria bacterium contains:
- the coaD gene encoding pantetheine-phosphate adenylyltransferase yields the protein MPEERIAVYPGTFDLFTNGHLSLVKRALTLFDKVIVAVAVNPDKTPLFTLEERLEMIRKSVESLNRVEVDAFEGLTVEYAKNKNSKAILRGIRGASDFEYEFQLALMNRRLSREIQSIFLMTDYKWFYISSSMIKDAALLGGDVSGLIPAYVHQKLKEKIVQYKDAKKLHHQ